The following proteins come from a genomic window of Metarhizium brunneum chromosome 2, complete sequence:
- the RSC1 gene encoding Chromatin structure-remodeling complex subunit RSC1: MSLVRDLTPDDATGSIEVREVEQDVEMKDSSSGGHTDTEGDATEDGDPNMFQIIQQLTAHLSTVEEDGEELAAGFQRIPNRRTLPDYFEVITDPIAFSTIRSKIQKKQYLTFAEFVKDVAQICHNAQVYNRPSAPIFGAAVRLREIFHEQLQKLVAKGDIAPDDAKLPDLGELPPVEDSPSLPSEDEDEEDEDESSDDEDESSDDDERQRKRRRARSRGRQSFVRPKEPDEDKEDDAYKKRGRPPMVQTPTEARISSILRSLRKFKDDEGNLLVTPFEKLPDKTTMADYYQSISNPIALDNIKKKAKRKKYRHVDDLLLDIELMFENAKLYNEDDSPLYLAAVELQTQSRILAEQEKAKPDDDFRDEDGKLPLSEIQHNGQSWKVGDWVHIRNPNDLAKPIVAQIFRTWQDRAGQKWINACWYYRPEQTVHRYEKHFFEHEVVKTGQYRDHQISELLDRCFVMFVTRFNKGRPRGLPSDKDVYVCESRYNEERFRFNKIKTWASCVPDEVRDKDYEMDLFEVPRRMRKVPSPIKHLLREDAKDTDDLPRPTWGSPNAPPIVGAVHRRPPEANESPPPEPTPPPPLMPTASHMSSESATRPSAASVTPEMSMDPTVRLPQAAGPVPSPSQVNQYSMQATGHFQPVTPAGGGHVMQQTPVPIPQPPQAAVTPQMSIRPMQYQQQQQQQPNYTHNFGSSYSSSPAAFTHPPPMANQAALHYNQLQLGRMPFNASTGSGSNPTNVYNPPRPPEVYTLPDNINEALHPQIRKGFQHDSAGRVMFFVGPPMDRTRERLSPQSVGLGHSIKYIAGRRNWLAEREKKRQKRDESQAARPESILVTSHSLAQSEEEEGIASQAADAIDQWFQRFTERGLEWKQDAGLEGWGGGCRT, encoded by the exons TACAGAGGGCGACGCTACTGAAGATGGAGATCCGAATATGTTCCAGATCATACAGCAGCTGACGGCGCATCTGTCTACCGTTGAGGAAGA TGGTGAAGAGCTTGCAGCAGGCTTTCAACGTATTCCCAACCGTCGTACCCTCCCCGATTACTTCGAAGTGATCACTGATCCAATTGCGTTTAGCACAATTCGA AGTAAAATTCAGAAAAAACAGTACTTGACTTTTGCGGAGTTTGTCAAAGACGTTGCACAGATCTGCCACAATGCTCAAGTATACAATCGTCCATCGGCGCCAATATTCGGAGCCGCGGTTCGCCTCCGAGAAATATTTCATGAACAGCTCCAAAAGCTAGTCGCAAAGGGAGACATAGCGCCTGATGATGCGAAACTGCCTGATCTAGGTGAGCTACCTCCCGTCGAAGACTCGCCATCACTTCCATccgaagatgaggatgaagaagatgaggatgagtcttcggacgatgaggatgagtcttcagacgacgacgagagacAACGGAAGCGACGCAGAGCACGCAGTCGTGGTCGTCAATCCTTCGTCAGACCCAAGGAACCCGATGAAGATAAAGAGGATGACGCATATAAAAAGAGAGGCCGCCCGCCTATGGTGCAAACACCTACGGAAGCGCGTATCTCTTCAATCCTCCGATCTCTTAGAAAGTtcaaggatgatgaaggaAATCTTCTTGTGACACCTTTCGAAAAGTTGCCGGACAAGACGACCATGGCTGATTATTACCAAAGCATCAGCAATCCCATTGCTCTGGATAACATCAAGAAGAAAGCAAAACGAAAGAAGTATCGGCATGTGGATGACCTTCTATTGGACATTGAATTGATGTTCGAGAATGCGAAACTTTATAACGAAGATGATAGCCCCTTGTATCTTGCTGCCGTGGAATTGCAGACACAATCACGTATTCTTGCGGAGCAGGAAAAAGCCAAGCCAGACGATGATTTCAGGGATGAGGACGGCAAACTTCCCCTTTCTGAAATACAGCATAATGGACAGAGCTGGAAAGTCG GTGATTGGGTTCATATTCGGAATCCAAATGACCTTGCTAAGCCAATTGTTGCTCAAATATTTCGGACATGGCAAGACCGTGCGGGCCAAAAATGGATTAATGCCTGCTGGTATTATCGCCCTGAGCAGACTGTTCATCGATATGAAAAACACTTCTTCGAGCATGAGGTTGTGAAAACGGGCCAGTATCGAGATCACCAAATAAGCGAATTGTTGGACCGATGCTTTGTTATGTTCGTAACCCGCTTCAATAAAGGTCGCCCAAGAGGACTCCCTTCTGACAAAGACGTCTATGTGTGCGAGTCACGCTACAACGAAGAGAGGTTCCGTTTCAATAAAATTAAGACGTGGGCGAGTTGTGTGCCTGATGAAGTACGGGATAAGGATTATGAAATGGACTTGTTTGAGGTGCCACGCCGCATGAGAAAGGTGCCTAGTCCCATCAAGCATCTTCTTCGCGAGGACGCGAAGGATACCGACGATCTTCCTCGACCAACTTGGGGAAGCCCCAATGCTCCGCCCATCGTTGGTGCTGTTCATCGGCGCCCCCCTGAAGCAAAT GAGTCTCCTCCTCCCGAGCCAACCCCCCCTCCGCCTCTTATGCCAACTGCAAGTCATATGTCATCTGAATCTGCCACGCGTCCCTCGGCAGCATCCGTAACACCGGAAATGTCTATGGACCCTACTGTGAGACTTCCGCAAGCTGCTGGTCCAGTTCCATCCCCATCCCAAGTCAACCAGTACAGCATGCAGGCTACAGGTCATTTTCAGCCAGTAACACCCGCCGGCGGTGGCCATGTTATGCAGCAAACACCAGTACCCATCCCACAACCACCGCAGGCCGCAGTGACTCCTCAGATGTCCATTCGACCAATGCaatatcagcagcagcaacagcagcaaccaaaCTACACGCATAATTTTGGGTCTTCATACTCTTCATCACCGGCAGCATTTACCCACCCACCACCAATGGCTAATCAAGCTGCGCTGCATTATAATCAACTCCAGCTTGGGCGAATGCCATTCAATGCATCTACTGGCAGTGGTAGCAATCCCACCAATGTTTACAACCCTCCACGACCACCCGAGGTATACACACTACCAGATAACATAAACGAGGCACTTCATCCCCAAATTCGGAAAGGCTTTCAACATGATAGTGCTGGCCGGGTCATGTTTTTTGTCGGTCCACCTATGGACCGAACGCGTGAGCGACTGTCTCCACAGAGTGTCGGACTTGGGCACAGCATTAAATACATCGCGGGACGTAGGAATTGGCTGGCAGAAcgcgagaagaagaggcaaAAGCGTGATGAGTCACAGGCGGCTAGGCCTGAAAGCATCCTTGTTACAAGCCACTCCTTGGCGCAAtcggaagaagaagaaggtatCGCTTCTCAAGCGGCAGATGCCATCGACCAGTGGTTCCAAAGGTTCACCGAGCGAGGCCTCGAGTGGAAACAAGACGCCGGATTAGAAGGCTGGGGGGGTGGATGCAGAACATGA